In Rhodamnia argentea isolate NSW1041297 chromosome 11, ASM2092103v1, whole genome shotgun sequence, one genomic interval encodes:
- the LOC115747379 gene encoding phosphatidylinositol 4-phosphate 5-kinase 8-like isoform X3, whose translation MNIQHGVGRKEYGNSDMYEGMWKEGVHEGSGRYTWNSGNTYVGNWKGGKMWGRGIMKWVNGDLYNGFWLNGLRHGSGIYRFADGAYYFGTWSTGLMDGKGTYYPAGSKHPSLKKWCSVGYNDKGKTMSSHSLSLAFEESTAPKTFIKRSYSEKVSMGGLLRNSGRISNRATSLDENWSLFDSERELVSHESSSGVPEVPEERQDKMQDDSSLVYEREYMQGVLIRERIRTYEELMHKTKQKNKLHGKEPKKRPCMDMPLGDRSYYLKLNLQLGIRYTVGKITPVPKREVRSSDFGERARIRMFFPKKGSQFTPPHYSIDFYWKDYCPMVFRNLREMFKLDAAEYMMSICDDDGLTELSSPGKSGSIFYLSHDGRFVIKTLKKPEVKVLLKMLPHYYCHVGDHENTLITKFFGLHCIKLMGGRKVRFVVMGNMFCTELRIHRRYDLKGSSLGRYTDREKIDENTTLKDLDLAYVFRMDKSLREALFKQISLDCMFLESQQIIDYSLLLGLYFRAPEQLKALLSLGGAMVNEESSSTGNGPTSQGELLIPSKGLLLVTHEPNSVSTTPGPHIRGSTLRAFSVGDKEVDLLLPGTGRLRVQLGVNMPAQATRKLIQEEVDSAESELFEVYDVVLYMGIIDILQEYNLKKKMEHAYKSLQFDPLSISCVEPKLYAKRLISFLERVFPANDEVCQ comes from the exons ATGAATATTCAGCATGGTGTTGGGAGGAAGGAGTATGGTAATTCAGACATGTATGAAGGTATGTGGAAAGAAGGGGTACACGAAGGTAGCGGTAGGTATACGTGGAATAGTGGTAATACGTATGTTGGAAACTGGAAAGGTGGTAAAATGTGGGGCAGAGGGATAATGAAATGGGTAAACGGTGATCTCTACAATGGCTTTTGGTTGAATGGGTTAAGACATGGGTCCGGAATATACAGATTTGCAGATGGGGCTTATTATTTTGGAACATGGAGTACGGGTCTAATGGATGGGAAAGGAACATATTATCCTGCTGGAAGTAAGCATCCatctctcaaaaaatggtgCAGTGTGGGTTACAATGACAAGGGAAAAACTATGTCATCTCACAGTTTGTCTTTGGCTTTCGAGGAATCTACTGCTCCAAAAACATTCATCAAGAGGAGTTATTCTGAAAAAGTTTCAATGGGAGGACTATTGAGAAATTCAGGTCGAATTTCAAATAGGGCTACGTCTTTAGATGAAAACTGGAGTCTTTTTGATTCCGAGAGGGAACTTGTTTCTCATGAGTCATCATCTGGAGTGCCTGAAGTCCCTGAGGAGAGACAAGACAAAATGCAGGATGACAGTTCTTTAGTTTATGAACGTGAATACATGCAAGGAGTCCTGATTAGAGAGAGAATTAGAACTTATGAAGAACTGATGCACAAaactaaacagaaaaataaattacatgGGAAAGAGCCAAAAAAGAGGCCATGCATGGATATGCCTCTAGGCGACCGGAGCTACTATTTGAAACTTAATCTGCAACTGGGTATCAG ATACACTGTCGGCAAGATCACACCTGTCCCTAAGCGTGAAGTTCGGTCTTCCGATTTTGGAGAGCGAGCCAGGATAAGGATGTTTTTTCCTAAAAAGGGCTCTCAGTTTACACCTCCACACTATTCCATAGATTTCTATTGGAAAGACTACTGCCCAATGGTTTTCAG GAATTTGAGGGAGATGTTCAAGCTGGATGCCGCTGAATACATGATGTCCATTTGTGATGATGATGGTCTTACTGAACTATCTTCTCCAGGAAAAAGTGGCAGTATTTTCTATCTCTCTCATGATGGTAGATTTGTGATCAAGACATTAAAAAAGCCCGAAGTGAAG GTTCTTCTGAAGATGCTGCCACACTATTACTGTCACGTAGGAGATCATGAAAATACTCTTATTACAAAATTTTTCGGTCTCCATTGCATAAAGCTGATGGGTGGAAGGAAG GTAAGGTTTGTGGTTATGGGGAACATGTTCTGCACTGAATTACGAATTCATCGACGGTATGATCTGAAGGGTTCATCTTTGGGAAGATATACAGACAGAgagaaaattgatgaaaataccACATTAAAAGATCTTGATCTTGCTTATGTGTTTCGTATGGACAAATCATTGCGAGAGGCACTTTTCAA ACAAATTTCACTCGACTGCATGTTTTTGGAATCTCAACAAATCATCGATTATAGCCTTTTGCTGGGATTGTATTTTAGAGCCCCTGAGCAGTTGAAGGCTCTCTTAAGTCTAGGCGGCGCAATGGTGAATGAAGAAAGTTCGTCCACTGGCAATG GTCCAACATCACAAGGGGAACTTCTGATACCTTCGAAAGGTCTACTTCTGGTTACACATGAACCAAACTCTGTTAGCACAACACCTGGTCCCCATATCAGAGGAAGTACTCTAAGAGCATTTTCTGTGGGTGACAAGGAAGTTGATCTTTTACTTCCTGGTACTGGAAG GTTGCGCGTGCAGCTGGGAGTCAACATGCCGGCTCAAGCCACCCGCAAGCTTATACAAGAGGAGGTTGATTCAGCCGAAAGCGAACTTTTTGAGGTTTATGACGTAGTTCTGTATATGGGCATTATTGACATATTGCAGGAATATAATCTGAAGAAAAAGATGGAGCATGCTTATAAGTCACTGCAGTTTGATCCTCTGTCAATTTCTTGTGTTGAACCCAAACTCTATGCTAAGCGGCTTATCAGCTTCttggagagagtatttcccgccAACGACGAAGTATGTCAATAG
- the LOC115747379 gene encoding phosphatidylinositol 4-phosphate 5-kinase 8-like isoform X1 yields the protein MENNERLDEKVLSNGDVYYGDFKGTLPHGKGRYTWLDGTVYEGDWELGKMTGKGEIFWRSGARYEGDISGGYLHGCGTFTKADGSVYKGAWRMNIQHGVGRKEYGNSDMYEGMWKEGVHEGSGRYTWNSGNTYVGNWKGGKMWGRGIMKWVNGDLYNGFWLNGLRHGSGIYRFADGAYYFGTWSTGLMDGKGTYYPAGSKHPSLKKWCSVGYNDKGKTMSSHSLSLAFEESTAPKTFIKRSYSEKVSMGGLLRNSGRISNRATSLDENWSLFDSERELVSHESSSGVPEVPEERQDKMQDDSSLVYEREYMQGVLIRERIRTYEELMHKTKQKNKLHGKEPKKRPCMDMPLGDRSYYLKLNLQLGIRYTVGKITPVPKREVRSSDFGERARIRMFFPKKGSQFTPPHYSIDFYWKDYCPMVFRNLREMFKLDAAEYMMSICDDDGLTELSSPGKSGSIFYLSHDGRFVIKTLKKPEVKVLLKMLPHYYCHVGDHENTLITKFFGLHCIKLMGGRKVRFVVMGNMFCTELRIHRRYDLKGSSLGRYTDREKIDENTTLKDLDLAYVFRMDKSLREALFKQISLDCMFLESQQIIDYSLLLGLYFRAPEQLKALLSLGGAMVNEESSSTGNGPTSQGELLIPSKGLLLVTHEPNSVSTTPGPHIRGSTLRAFSVGDKEVDLLLPGTGRLRVQLGVNMPAQATRKLIQEEVDSAESELFEVYDVVLYMGIIDILQEYNLKKKMEHAYKSLQFDPLSISCVEPKLYAKRLISFLERVFPANDEVCQ from the exons ATGGAGAATAATGAAAG GCTGGATGAAAAGGTTTTATCCAATGGAGATGTATACTATGGTGATTTCAAGGGAACGCTTCCCCATGGGAAGGGAAGATATACTTGGTTGGATGGAACAGTTTATGAGGGTGACTGGGAGTTAGGGAAAATGACTGGAAAAGGGGAAATCTTTTGGCGATCTGGAGCGAGGTACGAGGGTGATATCTCCGGGGGTTATCTTCATGGATGTGGGACCTTTACTAAGGCTGATGGATCTGTTTATAAAGGAGCCTGGAGGATGAATATTCAGCATGGTGTTGGGAGGAAGGAGTATGGTAATTCAGACATGTATGAAGGTATGTGGAAAGAAGGGGTACACGAAGGTAGCGGTAGGTATACGTGGAATAGTGGTAATACGTATGTTGGAAACTGGAAAGGTGGTAAAATGTGGGGCAGAGGGATAATGAAATGGGTAAACGGTGATCTCTACAATGGCTTTTGGTTGAATGGGTTAAGACATGGGTCCGGAATATACAGATTTGCAGATGGGGCTTATTATTTTGGAACATGGAGTACGGGTCTAATGGATGGGAAAGGAACATATTATCCTGCTGGAAGTAAGCATCCatctctcaaaaaatggtgCAGTGTGGGTTACAATGACAAGGGAAAAACTATGTCATCTCACAGTTTGTCTTTGGCTTTCGAGGAATCTACTGCTCCAAAAACATTCATCAAGAGGAGTTATTCTGAAAAAGTTTCAATGGGAGGACTATTGAGAAATTCAGGTCGAATTTCAAATAGGGCTACGTCTTTAGATGAAAACTGGAGTCTTTTTGATTCCGAGAGGGAACTTGTTTCTCATGAGTCATCATCTGGAGTGCCTGAAGTCCCTGAGGAGAGACAAGACAAAATGCAGGATGACAGTTCTTTAGTTTATGAACGTGAATACATGCAAGGAGTCCTGATTAGAGAGAGAATTAGAACTTATGAAGAACTGATGCACAAaactaaacagaaaaataaattacatgGGAAAGAGCCAAAAAAGAGGCCATGCATGGATATGCCTCTAGGCGACCGGAGCTACTATTTGAAACTTAATCTGCAACTGGGTATCAG ATACACTGTCGGCAAGATCACACCTGTCCCTAAGCGTGAAGTTCGGTCTTCCGATTTTGGAGAGCGAGCCAGGATAAGGATGTTTTTTCCTAAAAAGGGCTCTCAGTTTACACCTCCACACTATTCCATAGATTTCTATTGGAAAGACTACTGCCCAATGGTTTTCAG GAATTTGAGGGAGATGTTCAAGCTGGATGCCGCTGAATACATGATGTCCATTTGTGATGATGATGGTCTTACTGAACTATCTTCTCCAGGAAAAAGTGGCAGTATTTTCTATCTCTCTCATGATGGTAGATTTGTGATCAAGACATTAAAAAAGCCCGAAGTGAAG GTTCTTCTGAAGATGCTGCCACACTATTACTGTCACGTAGGAGATCATGAAAATACTCTTATTACAAAATTTTTCGGTCTCCATTGCATAAAGCTGATGGGTGGAAGGAAG GTAAGGTTTGTGGTTATGGGGAACATGTTCTGCACTGAATTACGAATTCATCGACGGTATGATCTGAAGGGTTCATCTTTGGGAAGATATACAGACAGAgagaaaattgatgaaaataccACATTAAAAGATCTTGATCTTGCTTATGTGTTTCGTATGGACAAATCATTGCGAGAGGCACTTTTCAA ACAAATTTCACTCGACTGCATGTTTTTGGAATCTCAACAAATCATCGATTATAGCCTTTTGCTGGGATTGTATTTTAGAGCCCCTGAGCAGTTGAAGGCTCTCTTAAGTCTAGGCGGCGCAATGGTGAATGAAGAAAGTTCGTCCACTGGCAATG GTCCAACATCACAAGGGGAACTTCTGATACCTTCGAAAGGTCTACTTCTGGTTACACATGAACCAAACTCTGTTAGCACAACACCTGGTCCCCATATCAGAGGAAGTACTCTAAGAGCATTTTCTGTGGGTGACAAGGAAGTTGATCTTTTACTTCCTGGTACTGGAAG GTTGCGCGTGCAGCTGGGAGTCAACATGCCGGCTCAAGCCACCCGCAAGCTTATACAAGAGGAGGTTGATTCAGCCGAAAGCGAACTTTTTGAGGTTTATGACGTAGTTCTGTATATGGGCATTATTGACATATTGCAGGAATATAATCTGAAGAAAAAGATGGAGCATGCTTATAAGTCACTGCAGTTTGATCCTCTGTCAATTTCTTGTGTTGAACCCAAACTCTATGCTAAGCGGCTTATCAGCTTCttggagagagtatttcccgccAACGACGAAGTATGTCAATAG
- the LOC115747379 gene encoding phosphatidylinositol 4-phosphate 5-kinase 8-like isoform X4, with product MENNERLDEKVLSNGDVYYGDFKGTLPHGKGRYTWLDGTVYEGDWELGKMTGKGEIFWRSGARYEGDISGGYLHGCGTFTKADGSVYKGAWRMNIQHGVGRKEYGNSDMYEGMWKEGVHEGSGRYTWNSGNTYVGNWKGGKMWGRGIMKWVNGDLYNGFWLNGLRHGSGIYRFADGAYYFGTWSTGLMDGKGTYYPAGSKHPSLKKWCSVGYNDKGKTMSSHSLSLAFEESTAPKTFIKRSYSEKVSMGGLLRNSGRISNRATSLDENWSLFDSERELVSHESSSGVPEVPEERQDKMQDDSSLVYEREYMQGVLIRERIRTYEELMHKTKQKNKLHGKEPKKRPCMDMPLGDRSYYLKLNLQLGIRYTVGKITPVPKREVRSSDFGERARIRMFFPKKGSQFTPPHYSIDFYWKDYCPMVFRNLREMFKLDAAEYMMSICDDDGLTELSSPGKSGSIFYLSHDGRFVIKTLKKPEVKVLLKMLPHYYCHVGDHENTLITKFFGLHCIKLMGGRKVRFVVMGNMFCTELRIHRRYDLKGSSLGRYTDREKIDENTTLKDLDLAYVFRMDKSLREALFKQISLDCMFLESQQIIDYSLLLGLYFRAPEQLKALLSLGGAMVNEESSSTGNGWYYHVLSINVATNFSKFPKQCLDLILSEFVRDNNTNGP from the exons ATGGAGAATAATGAAAG GCTGGATGAAAAGGTTTTATCCAATGGAGATGTATACTATGGTGATTTCAAGGGAACGCTTCCCCATGGGAAGGGAAGATATACTTGGTTGGATGGAACAGTTTATGAGGGTGACTGGGAGTTAGGGAAAATGACTGGAAAAGGGGAAATCTTTTGGCGATCTGGAGCGAGGTACGAGGGTGATATCTCCGGGGGTTATCTTCATGGATGTGGGACCTTTACTAAGGCTGATGGATCTGTTTATAAAGGAGCCTGGAGGATGAATATTCAGCATGGTGTTGGGAGGAAGGAGTATGGTAATTCAGACATGTATGAAGGTATGTGGAAAGAAGGGGTACACGAAGGTAGCGGTAGGTATACGTGGAATAGTGGTAATACGTATGTTGGAAACTGGAAAGGTGGTAAAATGTGGGGCAGAGGGATAATGAAATGGGTAAACGGTGATCTCTACAATGGCTTTTGGTTGAATGGGTTAAGACATGGGTCCGGAATATACAGATTTGCAGATGGGGCTTATTATTTTGGAACATGGAGTACGGGTCTAATGGATGGGAAAGGAACATATTATCCTGCTGGAAGTAAGCATCCatctctcaaaaaatggtgCAGTGTGGGTTACAATGACAAGGGAAAAACTATGTCATCTCACAGTTTGTCTTTGGCTTTCGAGGAATCTACTGCTCCAAAAACATTCATCAAGAGGAGTTATTCTGAAAAAGTTTCAATGGGAGGACTATTGAGAAATTCAGGTCGAATTTCAAATAGGGCTACGTCTTTAGATGAAAACTGGAGTCTTTTTGATTCCGAGAGGGAACTTGTTTCTCATGAGTCATCATCTGGAGTGCCTGAAGTCCCTGAGGAGAGACAAGACAAAATGCAGGATGACAGTTCTTTAGTTTATGAACGTGAATACATGCAAGGAGTCCTGATTAGAGAGAGAATTAGAACTTATGAAGAACTGATGCACAAaactaaacagaaaaataaattacatgGGAAAGAGCCAAAAAAGAGGCCATGCATGGATATGCCTCTAGGCGACCGGAGCTACTATTTGAAACTTAATCTGCAACTGGGTATCAG ATACACTGTCGGCAAGATCACACCTGTCCCTAAGCGTGAAGTTCGGTCTTCCGATTTTGGAGAGCGAGCCAGGATAAGGATGTTTTTTCCTAAAAAGGGCTCTCAGTTTACACCTCCACACTATTCCATAGATTTCTATTGGAAAGACTACTGCCCAATGGTTTTCAG GAATTTGAGGGAGATGTTCAAGCTGGATGCCGCTGAATACATGATGTCCATTTGTGATGATGATGGTCTTACTGAACTATCTTCTCCAGGAAAAAGTGGCAGTATTTTCTATCTCTCTCATGATGGTAGATTTGTGATCAAGACATTAAAAAAGCCCGAAGTGAAG GTTCTTCTGAAGATGCTGCCACACTATTACTGTCACGTAGGAGATCATGAAAATACTCTTATTACAAAATTTTTCGGTCTCCATTGCATAAAGCTGATGGGTGGAAGGAAG GTAAGGTTTGTGGTTATGGGGAACATGTTCTGCACTGAATTACGAATTCATCGACGGTATGATCTGAAGGGTTCATCTTTGGGAAGATATACAGACAGAgagaaaattgatgaaaataccACATTAAAAGATCTTGATCTTGCTTATGTGTTTCGTATGGACAAATCATTGCGAGAGGCACTTTTCAA ACAAATTTCACTCGACTGCATGTTTTTGGAATCTCAACAAATCATCGATTATAGCCTTTTGCTGGGATTGTATTTTAGAGCCCCTGAGCAGTTGAAGGCTCTCTTAAGTCTAGGCGGCGCAATGGTGAATGAAGAAAGTTCGTCCACTGGCAATGGTTGGTACTACCATGTGCTATCAATTAACGTTGCTACTAATTTCAGCAAGTTTCCAAAACAGTGCTTAGATTTGATCCTGTCAGAATTTGTAagggataataacacaaatggtccataa
- the LOC115747379 gene encoding phosphatidylinositol 4-phosphate 5-kinase 8-like isoform X2, which translates to MENNERLDEKVLSNGDVYYGDFKGTLPHGKGRYTWLDGTVYEGDWELGKMTGKGEIFWRSGARYEGDISGGYLHGCGTFTKADGSVYKGAWRMNIQHGVGRKEYGNSDMYEGMWKEGVHEGSGRYTWNSGNTYVGNWKGGKMWGRGIMKWVNGDLYNGFWLNGLRHGSGIYRFADGAYYFGTWSTGLMDGKGTYYPAGSKHPSLKKWCSVGYNDKGKTMSSHSLSLAFEESTAPKTFIKRSYSEKVSMGGLLRNSGRISNRATSLDENWSLFDSERELVSHESSSGVPEVPEERQDKMQDDSSLVYEREYMQGVLIRERIRTYEELMHKTKQKNKLHGKEPKKRPCMDMPLGDRSYYLKLNLQLGIRYTVGKITPVPKREVRSSDFGERARIRMFFPKKGSQFTPPHYSIDFYWKDYCPMVFRNLREMFKLDAAEYMMSICDDDGLTELSSPGKSGSIFYLSHDGRFVIKTLKKPEVKVLLKMLPHYYCHVGDHENTLITKFFGLHCIKLMGGRKVRFVVMGNMFCTELRIHRRYDLKGSSLGRYTDREKIDENTTLKDLDLAYVFRMDKSLREALFKQISLDCMFLESQQIIDYSLLLGLYFRAPEQLKALLSLGPTSQGELLIPSKGLLLVTHEPNSVSTTPGPHIRGSTLRAFSVGDKEVDLLLPGTGRLRVQLGVNMPAQATRKLIQEEVDSAESELFEVYDVVLYMGIIDILQEYNLKKKMEHAYKSLQFDPLSISCVEPKLYAKRLISFLERVFPANDEVCQ; encoded by the exons ATGGAGAATAATGAAAG GCTGGATGAAAAGGTTTTATCCAATGGAGATGTATACTATGGTGATTTCAAGGGAACGCTTCCCCATGGGAAGGGAAGATATACTTGGTTGGATGGAACAGTTTATGAGGGTGACTGGGAGTTAGGGAAAATGACTGGAAAAGGGGAAATCTTTTGGCGATCTGGAGCGAGGTACGAGGGTGATATCTCCGGGGGTTATCTTCATGGATGTGGGACCTTTACTAAGGCTGATGGATCTGTTTATAAAGGAGCCTGGAGGATGAATATTCAGCATGGTGTTGGGAGGAAGGAGTATGGTAATTCAGACATGTATGAAGGTATGTGGAAAGAAGGGGTACACGAAGGTAGCGGTAGGTATACGTGGAATAGTGGTAATACGTATGTTGGAAACTGGAAAGGTGGTAAAATGTGGGGCAGAGGGATAATGAAATGGGTAAACGGTGATCTCTACAATGGCTTTTGGTTGAATGGGTTAAGACATGGGTCCGGAATATACAGATTTGCAGATGGGGCTTATTATTTTGGAACATGGAGTACGGGTCTAATGGATGGGAAAGGAACATATTATCCTGCTGGAAGTAAGCATCCatctctcaaaaaatggtgCAGTGTGGGTTACAATGACAAGGGAAAAACTATGTCATCTCACAGTTTGTCTTTGGCTTTCGAGGAATCTACTGCTCCAAAAACATTCATCAAGAGGAGTTATTCTGAAAAAGTTTCAATGGGAGGACTATTGAGAAATTCAGGTCGAATTTCAAATAGGGCTACGTCTTTAGATGAAAACTGGAGTCTTTTTGATTCCGAGAGGGAACTTGTTTCTCATGAGTCATCATCTGGAGTGCCTGAAGTCCCTGAGGAGAGACAAGACAAAATGCAGGATGACAGTTCTTTAGTTTATGAACGTGAATACATGCAAGGAGTCCTGATTAGAGAGAGAATTAGAACTTATGAAGAACTGATGCACAAaactaaacagaaaaataaattacatgGGAAAGAGCCAAAAAAGAGGCCATGCATGGATATGCCTCTAGGCGACCGGAGCTACTATTTGAAACTTAATCTGCAACTGGGTATCAG ATACACTGTCGGCAAGATCACACCTGTCCCTAAGCGTGAAGTTCGGTCTTCCGATTTTGGAGAGCGAGCCAGGATAAGGATGTTTTTTCCTAAAAAGGGCTCTCAGTTTACACCTCCACACTATTCCATAGATTTCTATTGGAAAGACTACTGCCCAATGGTTTTCAG GAATTTGAGGGAGATGTTCAAGCTGGATGCCGCTGAATACATGATGTCCATTTGTGATGATGATGGTCTTACTGAACTATCTTCTCCAGGAAAAAGTGGCAGTATTTTCTATCTCTCTCATGATGGTAGATTTGTGATCAAGACATTAAAAAAGCCCGAAGTGAAG GTTCTTCTGAAGATGCTGCCACACTATTACTGTCACGTAGGAGATCATGAAAATACTCTTATTACAAAATTTTTCGGTCTCCATTGCATAAAGCTGATGGGTGGAAGGAAG GTAAGGTTTGTGGTTATGGGGAACATGTTCTGCACTGAATTACGAATTCATCGACGGTATGATCTGAAGGGTTCATCTTTGGGAAGATATACAGACAGAgagaaaattgatgaaaataccACATTAAAAGATCTTGATCTTGCTTATGTGTTTCGTATGGACAAATCATTGCGAGAGGCACTTTTCAA ACAAATTTCACTCGACTGCATGTTTTTGGAATCTCAACAAATCATCGATTATAGCCTTTTGCTGGGATTGTATTTTAGAGCCCCTGAGCAGTTGAAGGCTCTCTTAAGTCTAG GTCCAACATCACAAGGGGAACTTCTGATACCTTCGAAAGGTCTACTTCTGGTTACACATGAACCAAACTCTGTTAGCACAACACCTGGTCCCCATATCAGAGGAAGTACTCTAAGAGCATTTTCTGTGGGTGACAAGGAAGTTGATCTTTTACTTCCTGGTACTGGAAG GTTGCGCGTGCAGCTGGGAGTCAACATGCCGGCTCAAGCCACCCGCAAGCTTATACAAGAGGAGGTTGATTCAGCCGAAAGCGAACTTTTTGAGGTTTATGACGTAGTTCTGTATATGGGCATTATTGACATATTGCAGGAATATAATCTGAAGAAAAAGATGGAGCATGCTTATAAGTCACTGCAGTTTGATCCTCTGTCAATTTCTTGTGTTGAACCCAAACTCTATGCTAAGCGGCTTATCAGCTTCttggagagagtatttcccgccAACGACGAAGTATGTCAATAG